Proteins encoded within one genomic window of Triticum aestivum cultivar Chinese Spring chromosome 2D, IWGSC CS RefSeq v2.1, whole genome shotgun sequence:
- the LOC123054665 gene encoding homeobox-leucine zipper protein ROC2 isoform X2 translates to MIRGRDSMDPLGDEFESRSGSENVDGDAVDNAEQEQDPNQRPRKKRYHRHTQHQIQEMEAFFKECPHPDDKQRKELSRELGLEPLQVKFWFQNKRTQMKNQHERHENSQLRADNDKLRAENMRYKEALSSASCPNCGGPAALGEMSFDEHHLRVENARLRDEIDRISAIAAKYVGKPMVPFPVLSSPLAAAPGASAYDVFAGAASVLQAPPDDKQQGVVVELAVAAMEELLRMARLDDPLWATTVDQALALDEEEYARMFIDPRGGLGPKQYGLVSEASRDAAVVIMTPASLVEILMDVNQYAAVFSSIVSRAATLEVLSTGVAGCYDGALQVMSVEFQVPSPLVPTRESYFVRYCKRNADGAWAVVDVSLDGLQGVKCRRRPSGCLIQEAPNGYSKVTWVEHVEVDDRSVHNIYKPLVGSGLAFGARRWVGVLGRQCERLASAMASNIPTSDIGVITSSEGRKSMLKLAERMVASFCGGVTASVAHQWTTLSGSGAEDVRVMTRKSVDDPGRPPGIVLNAATSFWLPVPPKRVFDFLRDETSRSEWDILSNGGIVQEMAHIANGRDHGNCVSLLRVNSTNSNQSNMLILQESCTDASGSYVIYAPVDVVAMNVVLNGGDPDYVALLPSGFAILPDGPAGTMHAAAGATGTGGSLLTVAFQILVDSVPTAKLSLGSVATVNSLIACTVERIKTAVISNGGASPPQ, encoded by the exons atGATCCGCGGGCGTGACTCCATGGACCCGCTGGGGGACGAGTTCGAGAGCCGGTCCGGCAGCGAGAACGTGGACGGCGACGCCGTGGACAACGCGGAGCAGGAGCAGGACCCCAACCAGCGGCCGCGCAAGAAGCGCTACCACCGCCACACCCAGCACCAGATCCAGGAGATGGAAGC GTTCTTCAAGGAGTGCCCGCACCCTGACGACAAGCAGCGCAAGGAGCTGAGCCGGGAGCTGGGGCTGGAGCCCCTCCAGGTCAAGTTCTGGTTCCAGAACAAGAGGACCCAAATGAAG AACCAGCACGAGAGGCACGAGAACTCGCAGCTGCGGGCGGACAACGACAAGCTGCGGGCCGAGAACATGCGCTACAAGGAGGCGCTCAGCAGCGCGTCCTGCCCCAACTGCGGCGGCCCGGCGGCGCTCGGCGAGATGTCGTTCGACGAGCACCACCTCCGCGTCGAGAACGCGCGCCTGCGCGACGAGATCGACCGCATCTCCGCCATCGCCGCCAAGTACGTCGGCAAGCCCATGGTGCCCTTCCCGGTGCTCTCCagcccgctcgccgccgcccccgGGGCCTCCGCCTACGACGTCTTCGCCGGGGCCGCCTCCGTGCTGCAGGCGCCGCCCGACGACAAGCAGCAGGGCGTCGTCGTCGAGCTGGCTGTGGCAGCTATGGAGGAGCTGCTCCGCATGGCGCGCCTCGACGACCCGCTCTGGGCCACCACGGTGGACCAGGCGCTCGCGCTGGACGAGGAGGAGTATGCCAGGATGTTCATCGACCCACGCGGCGGCCTTGGGCCGAAGCAGTATGGCCTCGTCTCTGAGGCATCGCGCGAcgccgccgtcgtcatcatgaCCCCCGCCAGCCTCGTCGAGATCCTCATGGACGTC AACCAGTACGCGGCGGTGTTCTCGAGCATCGTGTCGAGGGCGGCGACCCTGGAGGTGCTGTCCACCGGCGTGGCCGGGTGCTACGACGGCGCGCTGCAGGTCATGTCGGTGGAGTTCCAGGTGCCGTCGCCGCTGGTGCCGACGAGGGAGAGCTACTTCGTGCGCTACTGCAAGCGCAACGCTGATGGGGCCTGGGCCGTCGTGGACGTGTCGCTGGACGGCCTGCAGGGGGTCAAGTGCCGGCGCAGGCCCTCCGGCTGCCTCATCCAGGAGGCGCCCAACGGCTACTCCAAGGTGACGTGGGTGGAGCACGTGGAGGTGGACGACAGGTCCGTGCACAATATCTACAAGCCGCTGGTCGGCTCCGGCCTCGCCTTCGGTGCACGCCGGTGGGTCGGCGTCCTCGGCCGACAGTGCGAGCGCCTTGCCAGCGCCATGGCCAGCAACATCCCAACCAGCGATATCGGAG TGATCACTAGCTCGGAGGGGAGGAAGAGCATGCTAAAGCTAGCGGAGAGGATGGTCGCGAGCTTCTGTGGCGGCGTGACGGCCTCTGTGGCGCACCAATGGACCACGCTGTCAGGCAGCGGCGCCGAGGACGTGAGGGTCATGACCAGGAAAAGCGTCGACGACCCCGGGAGGCCACCAGGCATTGTCCTCAACGCCGCCACCTCCTTCTGGCTCCCCGTCCCACCTAAGCGCGTcttcgacttcctccgcgacgagACCTCTCGCAGTGAG TGGGACATCCTCTCCAATGGCGGCATCGTCCAAGAAATGGCTCACATCGCCAATGGCCGCGACCATGGCAACTGCGTCTCGCTCCTCCGTGTCAAT AGCACCAACTCTAACCAAAGCAACATGCTGATCCTGCAAGAGAGCTGCACAGACGCGTCAGGCTCCTACGTCATCTACGCGCCGGTGGACGTGGTGGCCATGAACGTGGTGCTCAACGGCGGCGACCCAGACTACGTCGCGCTCCTGCCATCAGGCTTCGCCATCCTGCCCGACGGTCCTGCAGGGACAATGCACGCCGCGGCAGGGGCAACCGGCACCGGTGGGTCGCTCCTGACGGTGGCGTTCCAGATCCTGGTCGACTCCGTCCCCACTGCCAAGCTCTCCCTAGGGTCGGTGGCCACCGTCAACAGCCTCATCGCCTGCACCGTGGAGCGCATCAAGACCGCCGTCATCTCCAATGGCGGCGCCTCACCCCCGCAGTAG
- the LOC123054665 gene encoding homeobox-leucine zipper protein ROC2 isoform X1, whose translation MMIPARHMPSSMIGRSSGGAPYGSSSALSLGQPNLLDGSNQHLLPHHLLEQIPARAAESGDNNGSVGGGVGMIRGRDSMDPLGDEFESRSGSENVDGDAVDNAEQEQDPNQRPRKKRYHRHTQHQIQEMEAFFKECPHPDDKQRKELSRELGLEPLQVKFWFQNKRTQMKNQHERHENSQLRADNDKLRAENMRYKEALSSASCPNCGGPAALGEMSFDEHHLRVENARLRDEIDRISAIAAKYVGKPMVPFPVLSSPLAAAPGASAYDVFAGAASVLQAPPDDKQQGVVVELAVAAMEELLRMARLDDPLWATTVDQALALDEEEYARMFIDPRGGLGPKQYGLVSEASRDAAVVIMTPASLVEILMDVNQYAAVFSSIVSRAATLEVLSTGVAGCYDGALQVMSVEFQVPSPLVPTRESYFVRYCKRNADGAWAVVDVSLDGLQGVKCRRRPSGCLIQEAPNGYSKVTWVEHVEVDDRSVHNIYKPLVGSGLAFGARRWVGVLGRQCERLASAMASNIPTSDIGVITSSEGRKSMLKLAERMVASFCGGVTASVAHQWTTLSGSGAEDVRVMTRKSVDDPGRPPGIVLNAATSFWLPVPPKRVFDFLRDETSRSEWDILSNGGIVQEMAHIANGRDHGNCVSLLRVNSTNSNQSNMLILQESCTDASGSYVIYAPVDVVAMNVVLNGGDPDYVALLPSGFAILPDGPAGTMHAAAGATGTGGSLLTVAFQILVDSVPTAKLSLGSVATVNSLIACTVERIKTAVISNGGASPPQ comes from the exons ATGATGATCCCGGCGAGGCACATGCCGTCGTCGATGATCGgccggagcagcggcggcgcgcCCTACGGATCCTCATCAGCACTGTCGCTTGGCCAG CCAAACCTGCTGGACGGCAGCAACCAGCACCTCCTGCCGCACCACCTCCTGGAGCAGATCCCGGCGCGCGCAGCGGAGAGCGGCGACAACAACGGCAgcgtcggcggcggcgtgggcatGATCCGCGGGCGTGACTCCATGGACCCGCTGGGGGACGAGTTCGAGAGCCGGTCCGGCAGCGAGAACGTGGACGGCGACGCCGTGGACAACGCGGAGCAGGAGCAGGACCCCAACCAGCGGCCGCGCAAGAAGCGCTACCACCGCCACACCCAGCACCAGATCCAGGAGATGGAAGC GTTCTTCAAGGAGTGCCCGCACCCTGACGACAAGCAGCGCAAGGAGCTGAGCCGGGAGCTGGGGCTGGAGCCCCTCCAGGTCAAGTTCTGGTTCCAGAACAAGAGGACCCAAATGAAG AACCAGCACGAGAGGCACGAGAACTCGCAGCTGCGGGCGGACAACGACAAGCTGCGGGCCGAGAACATGCGCTACAAGGAGGCGCTCAGCAGCGCGTCCTGCCCCAACTGCGGCGGCCCGGCGGCGCTCGGCGAGATGTCGTTCGACGAGCACCACCTCCGCGTCGAGAACGCGCGCCTGCGCGACGAGATCGACCGCATCTCCGCCATCGCCGCCAAGTACGTCGGCAAGCCCATGGTGCCCTTCCCGGTGCTCTCCagcccgctcgccgccgcccccgGGGCCTCCGCCTACGACGTCTTCGCCGGGGCCGCCTCCGTGCTGCAGGCGCCGCCCGACGACAAGCAGCAGGGCGTCGTCGTCGAGCTGGCTGTGGCAGCTATGGAGGAGCTGCTCCGCATGGCGCGCCTCGACGACCCGCTCTGGGCCACCACGGTGGACCAGGCGCTCGCGCTGGACGAGGAGGAGTATGCCAGGATGTTCATCGACCCACGCGGCGGCCTTGGGCCGAAGCAGTATGGCCTCGTCTCTGAGGCATCGCGCGAcgccgccgtcgtcatcatgaCCCCCGCCAGCCTCGTCGAGATCCTCATGGACGTC AACCAGTACGCGGCGGTGTTCTCGAGCATCGTGTCGAGGGCGGCGACCCTGGAGGTGCTGTCCACCGGCGTGGCCGGGTGCTACGACGGCGCGCTGCAGGTCATGTCGGTGGAGTTCCAGGTGCCGTCGCCGCTGGTGCCGACGAGGGAGAGCTACTTCGTGCGCTACTGCAAGCGCAACGCTGATGGGGCCTGGGCCGTCGTGGACGTGTCGCTGGACGGCCTGCAGGGGGTCAAGTGCCGGCGCAGGCCCTCCGGCTGCCTCATCCAGGAGGCGCCCAACGGCTACTCCAAGGTGACGTGGGTGGAGCACGTGGAGGTGGACGACAGGTCCGTGCACAATATCTACAAGCCGCTGGTCGGCTCCGGCCTCGCCTTCGGTGCACGCCGGTGGGTCGGCGTCCTCGGCCGACAGTGCGAGCGCCTTGCCAGCGCCATGGCCAGCAACATCCCAACCAGCGATATCGGAG TGATCACTAGCTCGGAGGGGAGGAAGAGCATGCTAAAGCTAGCGGAGAGGATGGTCGCGAGCTTCTGTGGCGGCGTGACGGCCTCTGTGGCGCACCAATGGACCACGCTGTCAGGCAGCGGCGCCGAGGACGTGAGGGTCATGACCAGGAAAAGCGTCGACGACCCCGGGAGGCCACCAGGCATTGTCCTCAACGCCGCCACCTCCTTCTGGCTCCCCGTCCCACCTAAGCGCGTcttcgacttcctccgcgacgagACCTCTCGCAGTGAG TGGGACATCCTCTCCAATGGCGGCATCGTCCAAGAAATGGCTCACATCGCCAATGGCCGCGACCATGGCAACTGCGTCTCGCTCCTCCGTGTCAAT AGCACCAACTCTAACCAAAGCAACATGCTGATCCTGCAAGAGAGCTGCACAGACGCGTCAGGCTCCTACGTCATCTACGCGCCGGTGGACGTGGTGGCCATGAACGTGGTGCTCAACGGCGGCGACCCAGACTACGTCGCGCTCCTGCCATCAGGCTTCGCCATCCTGCCCGACGGTCCTGCAGGGACAATGCACGCCGCGGCAGGGGCAACCGGCACCGGTGGGTCGCTCCTGACGGTGGCGTTCCAGATCCTGGTCGACTCCGTCCCCACTGCCAAGCTCTCCCTAGGGTCGGTGGCCACCGTCAACAGCCTCATCGCCTGCACCGTGGAGCGCATCAAGACCGCCGTCATCTCCAATGGCGGCGCCTCACCCCCGCAGTAG